One genomic region from Verrucomicrobiota bacterium encodes:
- the lepB gene encoding signal peptidase I: MNLKWFLSKTVRHATEMRKHVAKLLNAQRDILSPPAIEAITAAMLELKKTVDANEDNKTLLKQMENLEKVANKWLKPYPHSAVRENIEVILVAVAVAMSIRTFFLQPFKIPTGSMQPTLYGVTSTNLKEHPEIKIPSGLARFYQACVRGTFYHYLAAEDDGELVQIGEPEHVLRFINKQRITMRYRGGEKSHLLWFTPDDHFAERAGVHVGDAFHKGEAIIDFKETAGDHLFVNRLTYNFRHPTRGEIIVFETKGIEDPRMPQDQFYIKRLVALGGERVQIGDDRHLTINRTNRLDASTPHFENVYSFNPKEPPQESHYSGHVNFPHLAPLFQDKQEGYVVRPDHYMVMGDNTVNSFDSRAWGDFSRTNVIGKSCFVYWPISERFGWGHR, from the coding sequence ATGAATTTGAAATGGTTTCTCTCGAAGACGGTTCGGCACGCGACCGAAATGCGCAAGCACGTCGCCAAACTGCTCAACGCGCAACGCGATATTCTGTCGCCACCAGCCATTGAGGCGATTACTGCCGCAATGTTGGAACTAAAGAAGACAGTCGATGCGAACGAAGACAATAAGACACTGCTAAAACAAATGGAGAACCTGGAAAAGGTCGCCAACAAATGGCTCAAGCCCTATCCGCATTCGGCAGTCCGGGAAAACATCGAAGTGATCCTCGTGGCGGTAGCCGTGGCGATGAGCATCCGCACATTTTTTCTCCAGCCGTTCAAAATCCCGACCGGTTCGATGCAGCCGACGCTTTACGGCGTTACTTCCACCAATCTCAAGGAGCATCCGGAAATTAAAATCCCCAGCGGACTCGCTCGTTTCTACCAAGCCTGTGTCCGCGGCACATTTTACCATTATCTGGCTGCGGAGGACGATGGTGAACTGGTTCAGATCGGCGAGCCGGAGCACGTGCTGAGGTTCATCAACAAGCAGCGCATCACAATGCGATACCGCGGTGGAGAAAAATCGCACCTGTTGTGGTTTACGCCGGACGATCATTTTGCGGAACGAGCCGGCGTCCATGTCGGAGATGCCTTCCACAAAGGCGAAGCCATCATAGATTTCAAGGAGACCGCTGGCGACCATCTCTTTGTCAATCGCCTCACCTACAATTTCCGTCATCCAACGCGCGGTGAAATCATCGTCTTTGAAACCAAAGGAATTGAGGATCCGCGCATGCCACAGGACCAGTTTTATATCAAACGACTCGTCGCCCTCGGCGGTGAGCGTGTACAAATCGGCGACGATCGTCACTTGACCATCAATCGCACCAATCGTCTGGACGCTTCCACGCCACACTTCGAGAACGTCTATTCCTTCAACCCCAAAGAACCGCCTCAGGAAAGTCATTATTCCGGGCACGTCAATTTTCCGCATCTTGCACCGCTATTCCAAGACAAGCAGGAAGGCTACGTGGTAAGACCGGATCACTACATGGTGATGGGCGACAACACGGTGAACAGTTTCGATTCGCGCGCCTGGGGAGATTTTTCCCGCACGAACGTGATCGGCAAATCCTGTTTCGTCTATTGGCCGATCAGCGAACGCTTCGGCTGGGGCCATCGATAA
- the lepA gene encoding elongation factor 4: MDAAHIRNFSIIAHIDHGKTTLSDRLLHRTGTISTRDMEEQLLDSMDLERERGITIKAHPVTMLYTAKNGETYELNLIDTPGHVDFSYEVSRSLSACEGALLIIDAAQGVEAQTVANVHLAMKQNLAIIPIINKIDLPHADVALTKTQLEDILAIPGDTAILASAKEGIGIDDILEAIVARVPAPKPTGAPSLQALGFDSYFDTYKGVVTHVRVFNGELKAGMQVKLLHSGKSVEVKEVGSFNPKPYVREKLEVGETGYITANIKSPKDVKMGDTLTDSRNPSPVLPGFQEIHPMVFSGIYPINTSDYEHLKINLGKLQLNDSAFVYQAESSVALGFGFRCGFLGLLHLEIVQERLRREYDMDIIATYPSVVYRVTLTDGTLKEIDNPAYLPEPNYIGKIEEPMVKSFVICPNEYIGDMMALISEKRGVVDHTETLDSRRVMLTSMIPLNEILIDFHDRIKSITRGFGSMDYEHTGYMESHMVKLDMLVNGESVDAFSCIVHRDKAEGRGRALAAKLKEVIPRQQYQVAIQAAIGGKIIARESVSALRKDVTAKCYGGDITRKRKLLEKQKEGKKRMKSFGSVNIPQEAFIEVLKA, translated from the coding sequence ATGGACGCGGCGCACATAAGAAATTTCAGCATCATCGCCCACATCGATCACGGCAAGACGACACTTTCGGATCGGTTGTTGCATCGCACCGGGACAATTTCCACCCGGGACATGGAGGAGCAGTTACTCGATTCGATGGACCTAGAGCGCGAGCGCGGCATCACGATCAAAGCGCACCCGGTCACGATGCTTTACACGGCCAAGAACGGTGAGACTTACGAGCTGAACCTGATCGACACGCCGGGGCACGTCGATTTTTCGTATGAAGTTTCCCGCAGCTTGAGTGCGTGCGAGGGAGCTTTGCTCATTATCGACGCGGCGCAAGGCGTCGAGGCGCAGACCGTCGCCAACGTGCATCTGGCCATGAAGCAAAACCTGGCCATCATTCCGATCATCAACAAAATCGACCTGCCCCATGCCGATGTGGCGCTGACCAAAACACAATTGGAAGATATTCTGGCCATTCCCGGTGACACGGCCATCCTGGCAAGCGCGAAGGAAGGCATCGGCATCGATGATATTTTGGAGGCAATAGTCGCCCGCGTGCCGGCACCAAAACCGACTGGCGCGCCTTCGTTGCAGGCATTGGGTTTTGATTCCTATTTCGACACTTACAAGGGCGTAGTGACGCATGTGCGGGTTTTCAATGGGGAGTTGAAGGCGGGAATGCAGGTCAAGTTATTGCACTCGGGCAAATCCGTCGAGGTAAAGGAGGTCGGTAGTTTTAATCCTAAGCCTTATGTTCGGGAAAAGCTGGAAGTGGGTGAGACTGGTTACATCACGGCGAACATCAAAAGCCCGAAGGACGTCAAGATGGGCGACACGTTGACGGATTCACGGAACCCGTCTCCCGTGCTGCCGGGCTTTCAGGAAATTCATCCGATGGTGTTCAGTGGCATTTATCCGATCAACACCTCGGATTACGAGCATCTCAAGATCAACCTCGGCAAGCTGCAACTCAACGATTCGGCGTTCGTGTACCAGGCAGAAAGCTCGGTGGCGCTTGGATTTGGTTTCCGCTGCGGCTTTCTCGGACTGCTCCATTTGGAAATCGTCCAGGAACGGCTGCGCCGGGAATATGACATGGACATCATTGCCACGTATCCAAGCGTGGTGTATCGCGTGACATTGACCGACGGCACGTTGAAGGAGATCGACAACCCGGCGTATCTGCCCGAACCGAACTACATCGGGAAAATCGAAGAGCCGATGGTCAAGTCCTTCGTGATTTGCCCGAACGAATACATCGGCGACATGATGGCGTTGATTTCAGAGAAGCGGGGCGTGGTGGATCACACCGAAACGCTCGACTCGCGGCGGGTCATGTTGACGAGCATGATCCCATTGAACGAGATTTTGATTGATTTCCATGACCGTATCAAGAGCATCACACGCGGTTTTGGCTCGATGGATTACGAGCACACTGGTTACATGGAGTCGCACATGGTGAAACTCGACATGCTCGTGAATGGCGAATCGGTGGACGCTTTCTCTTGCATCGTGCATCGCGACAAGGCGGAGGGCAGGGGACGCGCGCTCGCCGCGAAGCTGAAGGAGGTCATTCCCCGGCAGCAATACCAGGTGGCCATTCAAGCCGCCATCGGCGGGAAGATCATCGCGCGCGAAAGCGTCAGCGCGTTGCGCAAGGACGTGACCGCGAAATGTTACGGCGGGGACATCACGCGCAAACGCAAGCTTCTGGAAAAACAGAAGGAGGGCAAGAAGCGCATGAAATCGTTCGGCTCTGTCAACATTCCTCAGGAAGCGTTCATCGAAGTGTTGAAAGCATAA
- a CDS encoding ISL3 family transposase — translation MIFSENELHQHYRLLLGIESPWQVKHVKLELSEKRVEIELTWAEGQKAQCPVCGQACTLYDYAPQRTWRHLDTMQFQTILRARVPRVDCATDGVKTLAVPWAEPGGRFSRLFERFAIDVLLCARSVKQAAGLLGLSWDEVDHILRRAVQRGLSRRELEALLHVGMDEKSFRSGQSYISLLTDLKASRVLDVVEGRTQAAAEALWDTLSAEQRQQIEAVAVDMWEPFMNASRAKAPQAELVHDKFHVAAHLNEAVDQVRRAEHKELMAAGDETLKGSRQLWLYNPLNFSDEQAASFAALRDSGLKVARAWAAKELFTKLWTYRYEGAARRFFKQWFGWVSRSRLKPLIKVAKMLKTHLDNLLTYLRHPITNAVTEGLNSKIQMIKSNARGFRSFDNYRTRILFFCGKLNLYPL, via the coding sequence ATGATTTTTTCAGAGAACGAACTGCACCAACATTATCGGCTGCTGCTGGGGATTGAATCGCCCTGGCAGGTGAAGCACGTGAAGCTGGAACTGAGCGAAAAGCGCGTGGAGATTGAGTTGACCTGGGCCGAAGGCCAAAAGGCTCAGTGTCCGGTCTGCGGCCAAGCCTGCACGCTCTACGACTACGCGCCGCAGCGCACGTGGCGGCATCTGGACACGATGCAGTTTCAAACGATCCTGCGGGCACGCGTGCCGCGGGTGGACTGCGCGACCGACGGCGTCAAGACCCTGGCGGTGCCCTGGGCGGAGCCGGGCGGACGGTTCAGCCGGCTCTTCGAGCGTTTTGCCATCGACGTGTTGCTGTGCGCGCGCAGCGTCAAGCAGGCCGCCGGTTTGCTGGGACTCTCGTGGGACGAAGTGGATCACATTCTGCGGCGGGCGGTGCAGCGCGGTTTGTCACGGCGCGAGTTGGAAGCCCTCTTGCACGTAGGGATGGACGAGAAGAGTTTTCGTTCGGGCCAGTCGTATATTTCGCTGCTGACGGATTTGAAAGCCAGCCGGGTGTTGGACGTGGTGGAGGGCCGGACGCAGGCGGCGGCCGAGGCGTTGTGGGACACGCTGAGCGCGGAGCAACGCCAGCAGATCGAAGCGGTGGCGGTGGACATGTGGGAGCCGTTTATGAACGCCAGCCGGGCCAAGGCACCGCAGGCGGAGTTGGTGCATGACAAGTTCCACGTGGCGGCGCATCTGAACGAAGCGGTGGATCAAGTGCGGCGCGCCGAGCACAAGGAACTGATGGCGGCGGGCGATGAGACGCTCAAAGGCTCGCGGCAGTTGTGGCTGTATAATCCGCTGAACTTCAGCGACGAGCAGGCGGCCAGTTTTGCAGCGCTGCGGGATAGCGGCCTGAAGGTGGCGCGCGCGTGGGCGGCCAAGGAGTTGTTCACGAAGTTGTGGACCTACCGGTATGAAGGGGCGGCGCGGCGTTTTTTCAAGCAGTGGTTTGGGTGGGTGAGCCGCAGTCGGCTCAAGCCGCTGATCAAGGTGGCCAAGATGTTGAAGACCCATCTGGACAACCTGCTGACCTATTTGCGGCATCCGATTACCAACGCGGTGACCGAAGGATTGAACTCGAAGATTCAGATGATCAAATCCAACGCGCGGGGCTTCCGTAGCTTCGACAACTACCGGACGCGCATCCTGTTCTTCTGCGGAAAGCTCAACCTTTACCCATTATGA